The following nucleotide sequence is from Campylobacter coli 76339.
TGACCTTGTGGGTTGCGATTTTAGTATTGTTTTTAGCGCTTGGAATTTTTTTGCCGATATGGGAACTTAGCTCAGGAGTAAATTTTTAAGAAAAATAATCCCAAGCAACCTTGATGATAGTAGCACCTACGACGATTAAAAATAAGGTTTTTATAAATTTTCCATTGGTTTTAAGCACTAATTTTGATCCAAGATAGGCTCCTAAAATTTGTCCTGCACCCATAAGTAAACCCACTATCCATAAAAGTTCATATTGCCACAAAAAGATGAAAAGAGCAACGATATTGCTAGTGAAATTTAGAATTTTAGTATTGATACTTGCTTTTTTCATATTAAAACCTAGTAGCATTACACAAGCAAAAATCCAAAATGAACCTGTCCCAGGCCCTAAAAAGCCATCATAAAAACCCAAAGTTAATCCACAAACTAGATGAAAAAATTTGATATTTTTTATCTTTGCTTCACTCTCGTGTTTGCCTAAATGTGGACGCAAAGCAGTGTATAAAAAAGTTAAAGTTAAGAAAATCAAAATGATAAGTTTTAAATGTTCATCTTTTACAAAAAGCACACTGTAGCTTCCTATAGCTGCGCCTAAGGCTGTGAAAAAAATACCATAAGCAAGATGAGGTAGGGTGGTTGATTTAAAATAAGTTAAAGTTGCTGTAAAAGAGCCAAAAACACTTTGGAGCTTATTAGTCGCTAAAGAAAGATGTGCAGGAATTCCGCAAGCTATAAGAGCAGGAAGTGTGATAAGTCCACCTCCACCTACGATAGAATCAATAAATCCTGCAAAAAGAGCCACAAAAAACAATACAAAATAATAAATCGTATCTAAATGTTCAAAGCCCATTTTTACCCCTTTAATTTGCTAAGTTCTTTATTTTGTCCTAAACGATAAAGGGCAAAATCATATTTTATAGGATCATTTGCATCCAATTTTTTTAAATTATGCGTGAGTTCTAAAACGCTTTTATAATCGTATATTTTACGCTTTAGAAGGCCTAAAGTCAAGGAAATTTTATGCGTATGTGTATCAAGTGGAATTAAAAGATCTTTGGTATGAATTTTGGTAAAAAGTCCAAGATCAAGCTCATCTTTTCTCACCATCCATCTTAGATACATATTGTAACGCTTAAGGGGTGAGCTAGGAGTATTTTGCCAAATTTTACCAAAGAAAAAATCATAACCATAGCTTGAATACGAATTTAAAGTCTTGATTTTTTGCAAAAAAGCTAAGACCGCATCGGTGGTATTTTCTCTTTTTTCATAGGCTGTGCTAAAAAGTTCGTGGAGTGAAATTTCATTTTTAAGTCTTGAAAAAGTGAGAAAAATTTCTTGTATATCCCTTTCATTTTGAAAGCGGTATTTTAAATTTTGAAGCTCTTTTTGAATTTGTTTTTGGCTTAAATCAAGCAAAGAAAAATCAAGCTTTTTTAAAAAACTGACTATATTTTTAGCATTTCCATAAGCAAACAAAGCACAAAGTAAAGCAATAAATTCATCGTTATGAAATTTAGCAATCTGCAAAGGATCAGGACTTTCAAAAAGAGCCTTGTTGGTATTTTTTTCTTTGACTAAAGAATCGAGTTTGGTTTTAAGCGAGGTAAAATTTTTCACTTGATACCACTAGAGCTTAGGATTTAAGCCCTAGTAAGGTATCTAGCATTTGATCTACTGTGGTTACGATTTTTGCTGCAGCGCCGTAGCTTGATTGCCATTGTATGAGAGCGGCTAATTCTTCGTTTGTATTAACCCCGCTTTTAGATTGGTATTCGCTATAAACGGAGTTGTAAAGTGTTTGATTGCTCGCATTTACAACATTGTTGTTTTCCCCATCAGAACCTATTTGACCGGTGAGTTTGCGGTAATACTCTTCCATGGTGAGATTATCAATCGTTCCATCTTCATTGTAAAAATTTACTTTATCGTATTGAAGTTGTATGATTTTATTTGCCATATCATTTCCACTATCCACACCATTTAAGCTTGCTCTTACTGTGCTTGGATCATTTAAGATAGAATCTTTTACTTTAATATCGCTAGCATTGCTTCCGCTAAAAAATCCTCCTATGCTAAAAGCACCTGCAAAATTGGTTCCTTTATCTTCTATGGCTATTTTAAAGCCTGTTTTTGCATTGATTTGAAATAAACCATCCCCTGTTTTTGGATCGTAATTAAAACTTGCATTGATGTGATCATCTACATCATTGTTTGAATTTTTATCGCCATTATCATCTGTGTTGGCAGTGATTTGACGCATGACATCTTCCATAGTGGTATTAACATCAATAGTAATGGTTTTTGTAAGCTTTTTATCACCCTTATCGTCATAAATAACTATATCAAAGCTTCCAGGTTGTATGGTTCTGTCATAATTTACTAAAGGAATATCTTCTGTAAGTCCTGGAAGATAATCAGAAGTTGCTGAACTTTTTGCTGAACTTGCGTAAAGATTATTGGTTTCATTGATCATGGTTTTTGCAAAGGTGTTTAAAGAGTCCATATAGCCTTGGATGATTCCATCGCTGTATTTTCCTTCACTCTTGCTATAGTTTCTTCCGCGTAAGTCAAGCTGTGCTCCTAATTGTCCCCCATTGATTTTTGCAGTCAGATCACGAACTTTTTCATCCGGAGTTTCATAATAAATACTGTAGGCTTTATTTTTATCATCATAATCAAGTTTTAAAGGATGAAAATTCACACCATCTACTATGCTAAAACCTTCTATGCTGAGATTGTATTGATGTCCTGGATCGTTAATTGTAGTATCAAGCCTATTGTCTTGATTGATTTCATTTTTACTTGCTACTGCATTGACTAATTTTGAAAGAGTAAGCTCAAGCTCATCTCTTCTATCTCTAAGTTCATTTGCGTGTTCTGTTGGTAGAGCTTCTTGACCATAAATTTGCTTATTAATAGTAGCAATTTCTTCGCCAATTCTATTGATTTCATCCACAGTATTTTTAATATCATCATTTACTTTTTGTTGGATTTTATCTAGAGTAGCAAAGGTGTTATTTACACTTTCTGTTAGGGTTTGGGAAGCTTTTACAAGGGCTATTTTTGTAGCATTTTCGTTTGGATTTGAAGCAAAGTCATTCCATGCTTTATTGTAATTTTCTAAGTCTTGTAAAATTCCAGTACTTTGCAAATCAGGAAAACGCTGAGCGATTTCTTGTAAGGTCGAAGCCATATATTTTGTATATTCTAACTG
It contains:
- a CDS encoding Putative membrane protein YfcA, with protein sequence MGFEHLDTIYYFVLFFVALFAGFIDSIVGGGGLITLPALIACGIPAHLSLATNKLQSVFGSFTATLTYFKSTTLPHLAYGIFFTALGAAIGSYSVLFVKDEHLKLIILIFLTLTFLYTALRPHLGKHESEAKIKNIKFFHLVCGLTLGFYDGFLGPGTGSFWIFACVMLLGFNMKKASINTKILNFTSNIVALFIFLWQYELLWIVGLLMGAGQILGAYLGSKLVLKTNGKFIKTLFLIVVGATIIKVAWDYFS
- a CDS encoding Flagellar hook-associated protein FlgK; translated protein: MGIFGTLYTGVTGLKASEMQIATTSNNISNANATFYTRQRVVQTTNGFVTTGGVQVGTGTAIESIVRLHDEYSYYKLKGASNQLEYTKYMASTLQEIAQRFPDLQSTGILQDLENYNKAWNDFASNPNENATKIALVKASQTLTESVNNTFATLDKIQQKVNDDIKNTVDEINRIGEEIATINKQIYGQEALPTEHANELRDRRDELELTLSKLVNAVASKNEINQDNRLDTTINDPGHQYNLSIEGFSIVDGVNFHPLKLDYDDKNKAYSIYYETPDEKVRDLTAKINGGQLGAQLDLRGRNYSKSEGKYSDGIIQGYMDSLNTFAKTMINETNNLYASSAKSSATSDYLPGLTEDIPLVNYDRTIQPGSFDIVIYDDKGDKKLTKTITIDVNTTMEDVMRQITANTDDNGDKNSNNDVDDHINASFNYDPKTGDGLFQINAKTGFKIAIEDKGTNFAGAFSIGGFFSGSNASDIKVKDSILNDPSTVRASLNGVDSGNDMANKIIQLQYDKVNFYNEDGTIDNLTMEEYYRKLTGQIGSDGENNNVVNASNQTLYNSVYSEYQSKSGVNTNEELAALIQWQSSYGAAAKIVTTVDQMLDTLLGLKS